The genomic stretch CACGGCCGTACGCGCGTAGTCCTCACGCAATTGCTCGATCATGCTGCCGCGAATGTAGCGGCTCCAGCCCGCAACCGACACGATCGCGAGCGTTGCGGCCGGCATGATCAAATGCGCGATGCGCGACGGCCAGTCGAACGCGGTGGTATCGATCGTCTGCAATCCGCCGACCGGAAACCAGCGCAAACCCACGGCGAAGAGCGCGATCAGGATCGTGCCGAACCAAAACGTCGGCATCGACCACGCGATAAAAACGAAGACGCTCGCCGTTCGATCGAAACCGCTGCGATGGCGCGATGCTTGGTACACGCCGAGCGGAATCGCCAGCAGAATCGAGACCAGCAGTGCGGTGCCCATGAGGATCAGCGTCTGCGGCAGACGTTGCGCGATCAATTCGAGCACGGGCGTTTGCTTGATGTACGAGAAGCCTAGATCGCCGTGCACGAGATTTCCGAGCCAGACCGCGTACTGCTCGGGCCACGGGCGATCGA from Candidatus Baltobacteraceae bacterium encodes the following:
- a CDS encoding ABC transporter permease gives rise to the protein MTNFIIRRLLLAIPTLLGVTILTFVLIHIAPGGPAFAIAGEKATPAQIAQVTHELGLDRPWPEQYAVWLGNLVHGDLGFSYIKQTPVLELIAQRLPQTLILMGTALLVSILLAIPLGVYQASRHRSGFDRTASVFVFIAWSMPTFWFGTILIALFAVGLRWFPVGGLQTIDTTAFDWPSRIAHLIMPAATLAIVSVAGWSRYIRGSMIEQLREDYARTAVAKGLPGRVVLFRHVLRNALIPFITLLGGTVPALFGGAVITEQIFAYPGMGQLFWQSAVDRDYATLLGMTVITALLVILGNLLADVMYGVVDPRVRYD